A genomic segment from Bufo bufo chromosome 8, aBufBuf1.1, whole genome shotgun sequence encodes:
- the SLC38A5 gene encoding sodium-coupled neutral amino acid transporter 5 — MEMDNLGEGEDSYILNGSVPESLNTDRVTLDDGYEAEEQVGLEQVGFLQHVSSQKSQFTDFDGKTSFGMSVFNLSNAIMGSGILGLAFAMSNTGIILFIILLILIALLSAYSIHLLLKCSGVVGIRAYEQLGHRAFGQPGKILAALIITIHNVGAMSSYLYIIKNELPLVIQAFLGLNEPTEDWYLNGKVLIIIVTIFIILPLALMKHLGYLGYTSGFSLCCMVFFLCAVIYKKTVISCPLKVNHTEHVVYTNGYNTTGDGCTAKSFTINSQTAYAIPIIAFAFVCHPEVLPIYTELRRATKKRMQNVANISILAMFVMYLLTALFGYLTFYGEVDSDMLHTYNKVDPLDTLVLCVRLAVLVAVTLTVPVVLFPIRRAIQQLLCPEQDFRWWRHVLIAVCLLTIVNLLVIFIPNIKDIFGVIGSTSAPSLIFILPSIFYLRIVPREKEPLSSCPKIMASLFASAGFVFMITSMSLMIADWVTIGKSNVGGH; from the exons ATGGAAATGGACAACTTGGGGGAAGGCGAAGACTCATATATCTTGAACGGGAGCGTGCCCGAAAGCCTGAACACAGACAGAGTGACGCTGGACGACGG ATATGAGGCGGAGGAGCAAGTCGGGCTGGAGCAGGTGGGCTTCCTGCAACATGTGTCAAGTCAGAAAAGCCAGTTCACTGAT TTTGACGGAAAGACGTCTTTTGGGATGTCCGTGTTTAACCTGAGCAATGCCATCATGGGCAGTGGAATCCTGGGCCTTGCCTTTGCTATGTCTAACACAGGGATCATTCTGTTCAT TATCCTTCTGATACTCATTGCTCTCTTGTCTGCTTActccatccacctcctcctcaagtgTTCTGGGGTTGTAG GTATACGTGCCTATGAACAGCTGGGACATAGAGCCTTTGGGCAGCCGGGAAAAATTCTAGCAGCGCTGATCATCACCATTCATAACGTGGGCG cAATGTCCAGTTATTTATACATCATCAAGAACGAGCTTCCCCTCGTGATTCAAGCCTTCTTGGGCCTGAATGAACCAACTGA GGACTGGTATTTAAATGGTAAAGTGCTCATCATCATTGTCACCATCTTCATCATTTTGCCTCTGGCACTCATGAAACACTTGG GTTATCTGGGTTACACAAGCGGCTTCTCCCTTTGCTGTATGGTGTTCTTCCTGTGTGCG GTGATCTACAAGAAAACTGTGATCTCATGTCCTCTGAAAGTAAACCATACAGAGCACGTGGTCTACACTAATGGCTACAACACAACAGGGGACGGCTGCACGGCTAAATCCTTCACTATAAACTCTCAG ACGGCGTACGCCATCCCCATCATTGCATTCGCCTTTGTGTGCCATCCTGAGGTACTACCCATATACACCGAGCTGCGCAG AGCCACCAAGAAACGGATGCAGAACGTAGCGAACATCTCCATCCTTGCCATGTTTGTCATGTACCTGCTGACCGCCCTGTTCGGCTACCTAACTTTCTATG GTGAAGTGGACTCGGACATGCTACACACGTATAACAAAGTGGACCCTCTGGACACACTTGTGCTTTGTGTACGTCTGGCGGTGTTGGTGGCCGTTACATTGACTGTACCGGTTGTTCTGTTTCCG ATCCGCAGAGCCATCCAGCAGCTGCTCTGCCCCGAACAGGACTTTCGCTGGTGGAGGCACGTCCTTATCGCTGTGTGTTTGCTGACAATCGTCAACCTTCTCGTCATCTTTATCCCTAATATCAAGGATATTTTTGGCGTTATTG GATCCACTTCGGCCCCAAGTCTGATTTTCATCCTGCCGAGTATTTTCTACTTGAGAATTGTTCCCAGAGAGAAGGAGCCTCTGTCATCATGTCCAAAGATTATG GCTTCCCTCTTTGCCTCTGCGGGTTTCGTGTTCATGATAACGAGTATGAGCCTGATGATCGCGGATTGGGTGACGATAGGAAAAAGTAACGTGGGGGGGCACTAG